A window from Syntrophorhabdaceae bacterium encodes these proteins:
- a CDS encoding NAD(P)H-dependent oxidoreductase, whose protein sequence is MGTYKIAVIVGSLRKDSFNRKLANAIVKLAPSEFSFKQVQIGDLPLYNQDDDVNQTEPVKRLKGEIKDADGLLFVTPEYNRSIPGVLKNAIDHASRPYGQSAWAGKPAGVLGASIGVIGTAMAQQHLRNVLAYLDVPTLCQPEAFIHAKDGLFDDAGNIGAGSKAFLQNWMDKYVVWVKKHAG, encoded by the coding sequence ATGGGCACATACAAAATCGCCGTTATTGTCGGAAGCCTTCGTAAGGATTCATTCAACCGCAAGCTGGCCAATGCGATTGTAAAATTGGCGCCATCGGAGTTCTCGTTCAAACAGGTGCAGATTGGCGACCTGCCGCTTTACAACCAGGACGACGACGTGAACCAGACTGAGCCGGTCAAGCGGTTGAAGGGCGAGATCAAGGACGCCGACGGTCTTCTGTTTGTTACGCCCGAATATAACAGATCGATCCCCGGCGTGCTCAAGAACGCGATCGACCACGCTTCCCGTCCTTATGGCCAGAGCGCATGGGCAGGGAAGCCGGCTGGTGTTTTGGGTGCTTCGATCGGCGTCATCGGCACGGCCATGGCACAACAGCATCTACGCAACGTCCTCGCGTATCTGGATGTGCCGACCCTTTGCCAACCCGAGGCATTCATCCATGCAAAGGATGGGTTGTTTGACGATGCCGGCAACATCGGTGCCGGCAGCAAAGCATTCCTCCAGAACTGGATGGACAAGTATGTCGTATGGGTGAAGAAGCACGCCGGCTGA
- a CDS encoding DUF1460 domain-containing protein: MNEKIVLGKWTEGRLERLIAEGARIADTGERIEFLSRQLLGIPYREATLIGDAEMPEVFVVNLHEVDCFTFLDYIEAMRISGSFTGFRDNLRRIRYRNGTISYQTRNHFFTDWCKFNKDLVEDVTEQVSPFWSRK; the protein is encoded by the coding sequence ATGAATGAAAAGATCGTTCTCGGCAAATGGACCGAGGGGAGGCTTGAACGGCTGATCGCCGAAGGCGCGCGGATCGCGGATACGGGCGAGCGGATAGAATTCCTTTCACGGCAGCTTCTCGGTATACCGTACAGGGAGGCGACGCTTATCGGCGATGCAGAGATGCCGGAGGTCTTTGTTGTCAATCTCCATGAAGTCGATTGTTTCACCTTTCTTGATTACATTGAGGCGATGAGGATCTCCGGTTCATTCACGGGGTTCAGAGATAACCTCCGGAGAATCCGGTACCGGAACGGGACGATCTCCTATCAGACCAGGAACCACTTCTTCACCGATTGGTGTAAATTCAACAAAGACCTCGTCGAAGATGTTACCGAGCAGGTCTCGCCCTTCTGGTCCCGGAAG